The following are from one region of the Fusarium keratoplasticum isolate Fu6.1 chromosome 4, whole genome shotgun sequence genome:
- a CDS encoding DUF2235 domain-containing protein, whose translation MASNGTPATTKRLIACCDGTWMDSDNGYEEPGLLTGEGTLQVPSNVTRISRCFKRRCSDGKLQIINYESGVGTGSNMLDSITGGAFGLGLSERMRETYSYLCANYTDGDEIILVGYSRGAFTVRSVAGMVGALGLLTREGVEHFYPIFKDMQHWMDDDYEDPFPNIPFPNKPKGKDAAAVYRAQLEKLGYTRVRHDNGQGDLIKIKAVFLEFPVLHGWTSSGSAPTMMNKSHLFVTWKIYADRLSTYKWHDTSLSDKIEHAFQALALDETRPPFSPAVWERRPENRLTTDLRQVWFPGNHANCGGGWEDQGIANCTLAWMMDQLASVGVEFDLPSLERCFQQTADFYKASHAKAQKTKPKKKKGVPDKWAISPIFDNNHPFRPWGLGSINKPSSLLYKLSGQTIRTPGLYRPTDPKTKLDEARFLQDTNERIHSTVRIRLACQGLGLNDKTVWDCPSLLKSWKVKRTQEKYQDPVPFHPGWDPKGEEDDMGDPNGWSKGRWVWEYVGSESNAPSDKRQRIMVEEPLGPYERHLLRLSAGSPNVFHFSDTKED comes from the exons atggcttcaaacGGTACCCCTGCGACGACCAAGCGGTTGATCGCCTGTTGCGATGGCACCTGGATGGACAGCGACAATGGCTACGAGGAGCCTGGGCTGCTGACAGGAGAGGGAACCCTCCAGGTGCCTTCCAACGTCACACGCATATCTCGCTGCTTCAAGCGGAGGTGCAGCGACGGGAAGCTCCAGATCATCAACTATGAGTCTGGCGTCGGCACGGGCAGCAACATGCTTGACAGCATCACCGGAGGAGCGTTTGGCTTGGGTCTGTCAGAG CGCATGAGGGAGACGTACTCTTACCTATGTGCCAACTACACTGACGGAGATGAGATCATCCTGGTCGGTTACTCCCGAGGTGCCTTCACGGTGCGTTCGGTGGCGGGCATGGTTGGTGCCCTTGGTCTCCTGACCCGTGAGGGAGTCGAGCACTTTTATCCCATCTTCAAGGACATGCAGCACTGGATGGACGATGACTACGAGGATCCATTCCCAAACATCCCCTTCCccaacaagcccaagggAAAGGATGCTGCCGCGGTGTATCGAGCccagctggagaagctgggtTACACTCGTGTGAGACATGACAACGGACAGGGCGATCTGATCAAGATCAAAGCCGTCT TCTTGGAATTCCCCGTGTTGCATGGCTGGACAAGCTCGGGATCCGCCCCGACAATGATGAATAAGTCTCACCTTTTCGTTACCTGGAAGATATACGCTGACCGTCTGAGCACGTACAAGTGGCACGATACGAGCCTGTCGGATAAAATCGAGCATGCTTTCCAGGCACTGGCCCTGGATGAGACTCGTCCACCATTCAGCCCTGCTGTCTGGGAGAGGCGCCCAGAGAATAGACTCACGACGGATCTGAGGCAGGTCTGGTTTCCTGGTAACCATGCCAACTGTGGCGGTGGATGGGAGGACCAGGGTATTGCCAACTGTACTCTGGCAT GGATGATGGATCAACTGGCTTCAGTCGGTGTCGAGTTTGacttgccgtccttggaGCGTTGCTTCCAGCAAACCGCAGACTTCTACAAGGCATCCCACGCCAAGGCCCAAAAAAccaagccaaagaagaagaagggtgtCCCAGACAAGTGGGCAATCAGTCCCATCTTTGACAACAACCACCCCTTCAGGCCCTGGGGATTGGGCTCCATCAACAAGCCCTCCAGCCTCCTGTACAAGCTCTCGGGCCAGACGATCCGCACGCCGGGTCTGTACAGGCCGACtgaccccaagaccaagcttgACGAGGCTAGGTTCCTCCAGGACACCAACGAGCGCATCCACAGTACGGTGCGGATTCGTCTCGCGTGCCAGGGTCTTGGGTTGAATGACAAGACTGTCTGGGACTGTCCATCGCTGCTCAAGAGCTGGAAGGTGAAGCGTACACAGGAGAAGTACCAAGATCCTGTGCCTTTCCACCCCGGCTGGGACCCGAAGGGTGAAGAGGACGACATGGGAGACCCCAATGGCTGGAGCAAAGGTCGATGGGTTTGGGAGTATGTTGGTAGCGAGAGTAATGCGCCAAGTGACAAGAGGCAACGGATCATGGTTGAAGAGCCACTAGGTCCGTATGAGCGGCATCTCCTGAGACTCTCAGCCGGTTCACCGAATGTATTCCATTTCTCGGATACAAAGGAGGATTGA
- a CDS encoding GCV-T domain-containing protein, with product MRHLPRRALAHDVLSGLVCRSCRQLQRRQFATSPSPPPPPASGLTPLTSRRLISIAGPDAAKFLQGIVTANVSDADGEPRRDGFYTAFLTATGRVLYDVFVYPNHGASAEEPGFLIEVDADQAKMLAKHIKRYKLRAKLAVRLLGEDEASVWHAWDDSKGTNWDSIVNQTKLTLQDPRAPGLGCRFVRLDQNAPEIDLEQSTEDAYTIRRYLHGVPEGQDEISREHALPQETNMDVMNGIDFRKGCYVGQELTIRTKHRGVVRKRILPCVIYEKEHAAPTELQYHAEGAALALESATADMIPRDTSIGRFEKRGRSAGKWLKGVGNVGLGLCRLEIMTDVVLPGETASAAFSPEDEFVLEWGDEGSRTGVKVKAFVPDWLRKGLDAQQH from the coding sequence ATGCGACATCTCCCGAGGCGAGCCCTAGCTCACGATGTCTTGTCGGGCCTCGTCTGCCGTAGCTGCCGGCAGCTGCAACGCCGACAATTCGCGACATCGCCGTCTCCTCCCCCGCCGCCTGCCTCGGGACTCACGCCCTTGACGTCGAGGAGACTCATCTCCATTGCCGGGCCCGACGCTGCCAAGTTTCTACAGGGAATTGTGACTGCCAACGTCTCTGATGCGGATGGAGAGCCAAGGAGGGATGGGTTTTACACTGCGTTTCTGACTGCGACTGGCAGAGTGCTCTACGATGTCTTTGTGTATCCCAACCACGGTGCCTCGGCCGAGGAGCCCGGGTTCCTGATCGAGGTTGATGCGGATCAGGCAAAGATGCTGGCGAAGCATATCAAGCGTTATAAGCTTCGGGCGAAGCTGGCAGTTCGTTTGCtgggcgaggatgaagcGAGCGTGTGGCACGCCTGGGATGATTCGAAGGGGACCAATTGGGACTCTATCGTCAACCAGACAAAGCTGACCCTTCAGGATCCGCGGGCGCCTGGCCTGGGGTGCCGATTTGTGCGGCTGGATCAGAATGCGCCCGAGATCGACCTCGAGCAAAGTACGGAAGATGCGTACACGATTCGGCGATATCTACACGGCGTTCCGGAGGGTCAGGATGAGATTTCGAGGGAGCACGCACTCCCGCAGGAGACCAATATGGATGTCATGAACGGAATTGACTTCCGAAAGGGTTGCTACGTTGGTCAGGAGCTCACTATCCGAACCAAGCACCGCGGTGTCGTCCGCAAGCGCATTCTGCCGTGCGTAATCTACGAGAAGGAGCACGCGGCACCAACCGAGCTGCAGTACCACGCTGAAGGAGCGGCGCTGGCCCTCGAGAGCGCAACGGCAGACATGATTCCCCGGGACACGAGCATCGGGAGGTTTGAGAAGCGTGGGCGCAGCGCGGGCAAGTGGCTCAAGGGCGTGGGCAACGTCGGGCTCGGGCTGTGCAGGCTCGAGATCATGACGGATGTGGTGCTTCCTGGAGAGACGGCGTCGGCGGCCTTCAGCCCCGAGGACGAGTTTGTGCTCGAATGGGGGGATGAGGGCAGTCGAACcggcgtcaaggtcaaggcttTTGTGCCAGACTGGTTAAGGAAGGGATTGGATGCTCAGCAGCACTGA